In a single window of the Arachis hypogaea cultivar Tifrunner chromosome 6, arahy.Tifrunner.gnm2.J5K5, whole genome shotgun sequence genome:
- the LOC112698193 gene encoding beta-fructofuranosidase, insoluble isoenzyme 1-like: MGQLRCIHSLIAVLFLTVVLIISNNGVDAFHKVHPHLQSVSRISVSGKHRTGYHFQPPRNWINDPNGPMHYNGYYHLFYQYNPKGSVWGNIVWAHSVSKDLINWKALEPAIYPSKPFDKFGCWSGSATIIPGKGPVILYTGIVDANKTQVQCYAVPEDLSDPFLTKWIKPDEYNPIVVAGPGVNRTDFRDPTTAWFEDGHWKILVGSRRKHRGIAYLYRSRDFKKWIRAKHPIHTAAGTGMWECPDFYPVSMKGTMGLDTSVVGNHVKHVLKNSLDETRFEYYTLGTYFTNIDRYIPDNTSVDGWGGLRYDYGNFYASKSFFDPTMNRRILWGWANESDTKEDDIHKGWAGIQAIPRTLWLDPGGRQLIQWPIEELNSLRDKEVEMSNLKLVKGDYVEVKGITAAQADVEVTFSFSSLNEAEAFDLSWVNAEDLCGKKGSNIQGGVGPFGILTLASKNLEEFTPVFFRIFKASNKHVVLLCSDARSSSLKSELYKPSFAGFVDVDLSTTKKLSLRSLIDHSVVESFGAGGKTNILSRVYPELAVADQAHLFVFNNGTVPIVVENLRSWSMKSAVIN; the protein is encoded by the exons ATGGGTCAATTAAGGTGCATCCACTCCTTAATAGCGGTGTTATTTCTTACTGTGGTACTCATAATTAGCAATAATGGCGTTGACGCTTTTCACAAAGTACACCCACATCTTCAATCTGTTTCAAGGATTTCTGTGAGCGGCAAACACAGAACCGGATACCATTTTCAACCTCCTAGGAATTGGATTAACG ATCCAAATG GACCTATGCACTACAATGGATACTACCATCTGTTTTATCAATACAACCCTAAAGGTTCAGTGTGGGGTAACATTGTATGGGCTCACTCAGTCTCAAAAGATCTCATCAATTGGAAAGCACTTGAGCCGGCCATTTATCCATCGAAACCCTTCGACAAGTTCGGGTGTTGGTCAGGTTCAGCCACCATCATCCCCGGAAAAGGGCCGGTGATCCTGTACACCGGAATAGTCGACGCGAACAAAACTCAAGTTCAATGCTATGCCGTCCCAGAAGACTTATCTGACCCTTTCCTCACAAAATGGATCAAACCGGACGAGTATAATCCCATCGTGGTCGCCGGCCCCGGCGTCAATCGCACCGACTTCCGGGACCCAACAACTGCATGGTTCGAAGACGGACACTGGAAGATTTTGGTTGGTAGTAGAAGGAAGCATAGAGGAATTGCATACTTGTATAGGAGTAGGGACTTCAAGAAATGGATTCGAGCCAAACACCCTATTCATACTGCTGCTGGAACGGGTATGTGGGAGTGTCCAGATTTCTACCCGGTTTCTATGAAGGGGACAATGGGATTGGATACGTCTGTGGTTGGTAATCATGTTAAGCATGTGTTGAAGAATAGTCTTGATGAGACTAGGTTTGAGTATTATACTTTAGGTACCTATTTCACCAATATAGATAGGTATATACCGGACAACACCTCTGTTGATGGTTGGGGTGGTCTTAGGTATGATTATGGTAATTTCTATGCATCCAAGTCCTTCTTTGACCCCACTATGAATAGAAGGATCTTGTGGGGTTGGGCTAATGAGTCTGATACTAAGGAAGATGATATCCACAAAGGATGGGCAGGAATTCAG GCAATTCCAAGAACTCTGTGGCTTGATCCTGGCGGTAGACAATTGATACAATGGCCTATTGAGGAATTAAATAGCCTTAGGGATAAAGAAGTAGAGATGAGCAATCTAAAGCTTGTAAAGGGAGATTATGTTGAAGTTAAAGGAATTACTGCTGCTCAG GCAGATGTAGAAGTTACCTTCTCATTTTCAAGCTTGAACGAGGCTGAAGCATTTGATCTAAGCTGGGTCAACGCAGAGGATTTGTGTGGTAAAAAGGGTTCAAATATTCAAGGTGGGGTTGGACCTTTTGGTATTCTAACATTGGCTTCAAAAAATTTGGAGGAGTTTACTCCTgtcttctttagaatttttaaagctTCGAACAAGCATGTAGTGCTCTTATGCTCCGATGCAAGAAG TTCTTCTTTGAAGAGTGAGTTGTACAAGCCATCATTTGCTGGATTTGTAGATGTGGATTTGTCTACTACTAAGAAGCTTTCTCTTAGGAGTTTG ATTGATCATTCTGTAGTGGAGAGTTTTGGAGCAGGAggaaaaacaaatattttatctAGAGTTTATCCTGAGTTAGCTGTGGCAGATCAAGCTCACTTATTTGTGTTTAACAATGGAACCGTACCAATCGTTGTGGAAAATCTTAGATCATGGAGCATGAAATCTGCTGTCATAAATTGA